A region from the Lutra lutra chromosome 1, mLutLut1.2, whole genome shotgun sequence genome encodes:
- the WIZ gene encoding protein Wiz isoform X2: protein MDGPLAGGLAAPDRPRGPERLPGPAPREDIEGGAEAAEGEGGIFRSTHYLPVTKEGPRDILDGRGGISDGQPHPGLSEALPRATSATHRISSCCWDGGSLDFQPGSPPPHLLGHFPGPPDGQGTWEHPLAQETREGIPSERRFEDSVIVRTVKPHIELEGSRRFLHHQGEAKLLEKAPQGHPRFDWLQDTDEQAPPQDGGLHLDLPPQPLPLTSFRTVLVPVEDATKTLDVTVVDTREPLADLEGLAQPSEWGLPRSASEVATQTWTVNAEASVERLQPLLPPIRTGPYLCELLEEVAKGVASPDEDEDEEPAVFPCIECSIYFKQKEHLLEHMSQHRRAPGQEPPADLAPLACGECGWAFADPGALEQHRQLHQASREKIIEEIQKLKQVPGDEGREARLQCPKCIFGTNSSKAFVQHAKLHVRELPGQPAREPFGGGSGAGSPGPDATTLTYRPYRASSGLRGCVFCGFPAPSESLLREHVRLAHAHPHWEEDAEAFEEDPASQPGTSQDAYARFPDAAEDYFGKAEPLLAPTWQENPAGYDPSLAFGPGCQQLGMRDFPLSKSLLHGSDQRPLGRPAFPSPLASAPYSLQPSRNKAMIHPQGLPGQLGSHRHPWSEEEEEDIPLASEMDFSPENGVFPPLATPGLIPQLALDLKRTFRKALRAAEASRAQQQQLRGMVPLVLVAKLGPQVLAAATRVPPRLQPEELGLGGAHPLDFLLLDAPLDGPLGLDALLDGDPEVALKHEERKCPYCPDRFHNGIGLANHVRGHLNRVGVSYNVRHFISAEEVKAIERRFSFQKKKKKVANFDPGTFSLMRCDFCGAGFDTRAGLSSHARAHLRDFGITNWELTVSPINILQELLATSAAERPPSPLGCEPGGSPSSFLTSRRPRLPLAVPFPPTWAEDPGPAYGDAQSLTTCEVCGACFETRKGLSSHARSHLRQLGVAESESSGAPIDLLYELVKQKGLPDTPLGLPPGLSKKSNSPKEVVAGAPRPGLLALAKPLDAPAVNKAIKSPPGFSTKGLAHPPSSPLLKKAPLALAGSPTPKNPEDKSPQLSLSPRPASPKAQWPQSEDDGPLNLTLDSDGGRELDCQLCGAWFETRKGLSSHARAHLRHLGVSDPDAKGSPIDVLHGLIRRDGVQIRLPPGRGTLAQLGRPPPTSAALSLLPPPPPAKKAKLKAAGTASPWGKQDLSAAGIFWASDVEPSPLNLSSGPEPARDIRCEFCGEFFENRKGLSSHARSHLRQMGVTEWYVNGSPIDTLREILKRRTQSRPGGPPNPPGPSPKALAKVVGSGGPGSSLETRSPADLHLSPLAKKLPPPPGSPLGHSPTASPPTARKMFPGLAAPSLPKKLKPEQMRVEIKREMLPGALHGDPHPSEGPWAAPREDMAPLNLSSRAEPVRDIRCEFCGEFFENRKGLSSHARSHLRQMGVTEWSVNGSPIDTLREILKKKSKPCLIKKEPPAGDLAPALAEDGPPTAAPGPVQASLPLAPMAGRPGKPGAGPAQVPRELSLAPITGAKPTATGYLGSVAAKRPLQEDRLLPAEVKAKTYIQTELPFKAKTLHEKTSHSSTEACCELCGLYFENRKALASHARAHLRQFGVTEWCVNGSPIETLSEWIKHRPQKVGAYRSYIQGGRPFTKKFRSAGHGRDSDKRPPLGLAPGGLAVVGRSAGGEPGPEAGRAADSGERPLAASPPGTVKAEEHQRQNINKFERRQARPPDASAVRGGEEVNDLQQKLEEVRQPPPRVRPVPSLVPRPPQTSLVKFVGNIYTLKCRFCEVEFQGPLSIQEEWVRHLQRHILEMNFSKADPPPEEPRAPQAQTAAAEAP from the exons ATGGATGGGCCCCTGGCAGGCGGCCTGGCCGCGCCAGATCGTCCTCGTGGCCCTGAGAGACTGCCTGGCCCAGCACCGAGGGAAGACATTGAAGGTGGGGCCGAGGCTGCCGAAGGGGAAGGTGGCATCTTCCGGTCTACCCATTACCTGCCTGTCACCAAGGAGGGACCCCGAGACATTCTGGATGGCAGAGGTGGCATTTCTG ACGGGCAGCCCCATCCCGGCCTCAGCGAAGCCCTCCCCCGTGCCACCTCCGCCACCCATCGGATCAGCAGCTG TTGCTGGGATGGAGGCAGCCTGGACTTCCAGCCgggctccccaccaccccacctcctGGGCCACTTCCCTGGCCCCCCTGATGGCCAGGGGACCTGGGAGCACCCCCTGGCCCAGGAAACCAGGGAGGGCATCCCATCTGAGCGGAGGTTCGAGGACTCGGTCATTGTGAGAACTgtgaagccccacattgagcttgAGGGATCTAGAAGGTTCTTGCACCATCAGGGGGAAGCGAAGCTCTTGGAGAAGGCCCCCCAGGGCCACCCCAGGTTCGACTGGCTCCAAGACACTGATGAGCAGGCCCCACCCCAGGATGGGGGGCTGCACCTGGACCTGccgccccagcccctgcccctcacctccttcagaaCAGTGCTCGTGCCGGTAGAAGATGCCACTAAGACGTTGGATGTGACGGTGGTGGACACGAGAGAGCCCCTGGCAGACCTCGAAGGGCTGGCTCAGCCATCTGAGTGGGGCCTGCCCAGGTCGGCCTCAGAGGTGGCCACACAGACCTGGACAGTGAATGCAGAGGCATCCGTGGAGCGGCTGCAGCCGTTGCTGCCCCCAATCCGGACGGGGCCCTACCTGTGTGAGCTGCTGGAGGAGGTGGCCAAAGGGGTGGCCAGCCCAGATGAGGACGAGGATGAGGAGCCGGCCGTGTTCCCGTGTATCGAGTGCAGCATCTACTTTAAGCAGAAGGAGCACCTCCTGGAGCACATGAGCCAGCATCGCCGAGCCCCGGGCCAGGAACCCCCTGCCGACTTGGCCCCACTGGCCTGTGGAGAGTGCGGCTGGGCCTTTGCCGACCCCGGGGCCCTAGAGCAGCACCGGCAGCTGCACCAGGCCTCCCGGGAGAAGATCATCGAAGAGATCCAGAAACTGAAGCAGGTCCCAGGTGATGAAGGCCGGGAGGCCCGGCTGCAGTGCCCCAAGTGCATCTTTGGCACCAATTCCTCCAAGGCCTTTGTGCAACATGCCAAACTGCACGTGCGCGAGCTTCCAGGCCAGCCTGCCAGGGAGCCCTTCGGGGGTGGCAGTGGGGCTGGCAGCCCAGGCCCTGATGCCACCACCCTCACCTACCGACCCTACCGAGCCTCCTCGGGGCTCAGGGGCTGCGTGTTCTGCGGCTTCCCCGCGCCCAGCGAGAGCCTGCTCAGGGAGCACGTGAGGCTTGCGCATGCCCACCCCCACTGGGAGGAGGATGCAGAGGCTTTCGAGGAGGAccctgccagccagccaggcaccagcCAGGATGCATATGCCCGCTTCCCTGATGCTGCTGAGGACTACTTTGGCAAAGCTGAACCGCTCTTGGCCCCCACATGGCAGGAGAACCCTGCTGGATATGACCCCAGCCTGGCCTTTGGCCCAGGCTGCCAGCAGCTGGGCATGAGGGATTTCCCACTGTCAAAGTCACTTCTGCACGGCTCAGACCAGAGGCCCCTGGGAAGGCCAGCCTTTCCCTCACCTCTAGCATCTGCCCCCTACTCCTTACAGCCCAGTAGAAACAAGGCCATGATCCACCCCCAGGGGCTCCCAGGCCAGCTGGGGAGCCACAGACACCCTTGGAgcgaagaggaggaagaagacataCCGCTGGCCTCAGAAATGGACTTTTCCCCCGAAAATGGGGTTTTTCCACCCCTAGCTACACCCGGCCTCATCCCACAGCTGGCCCTGGACCTGAAGCGGACTTTCCGGAAAGCTCTGAGGGCAGCTGAAGCCTCACGggcacagcagcagcagctccgAGGGATGGTGCCGCTTGTGCTAGTGGCAAAGCTAGGGCCACAGGTCTTGGCTGCAGCAACGAGGGTGCCCCCAAGGCTGCAGCctgaggagctggggctggggggcgccCACCCCCTGGACTTCTTACTCCTCGACGCGCCACTGGACGGCCCGCTGGGGCTGGATGCGCTTCTGGACGGGGACCCGGAGGTGGCACTGAAGCACGAGGAGCGCAAGTGCCCCTACTGCCCCGATCGCTTCCACAACGGCATCGGCTTGGCCAACCATGTCCGGGGCCACCTGAACCGTGTGGGCGTCAGCTACAATGTGCGGCACTTCATCTCTGCTGAGGAGGTGAAGGCCATTGAGCGCAGGTTCtccttccagaagaagaagaaaaaag tGGCTAACTTTGACCCAGGCACCTTCAGCCTGATGCGTTGTGACTTCTGTGGGGCTGGCTTCGACACGCGGGCCGGCCTCTCCAGCCACGCCCGAGCCCACCTGCGAGACTTCGGCATCACTAACTGGGAGCTCACCGTGTCACCCATCAATATCTTGCAAGAGCTGCTGGCCACCTCTGCTGCTGAgcggccccccagccccctgggcTGCGAACCTGGGGGGTCGCCTAGCAGCTTCCTGACCTCGCGTCGGCCACGCTTACCTCTCGCAGTGCCCTTTCCACCCACCTGGGCTGAGGACCCTGGGCCAGCCTACGGAGATG cccagagcctgactaCCTGCGAGGTCTGCGGTGCCTGCTTTGAGACACGAAAGGGCCTGTCCAGCCACGCGCGCTCCCACCTGCGGCAGCTGGGGGTCGCCGAGTCGGAGAGCAGCGGAGCCCCCATTGACCTCCTCTACGAGCTTGTGAAGCAGAAGGGCCTGCCTGACACACCCCTCGGGCTGCCCCCAGGCCTGTCTAAGAAGTCCAACTCACCTAAGGAGGTGGTCGCTGGGGCCCCTCGGCCTGGCCTGCTTGCCTTGGCCAAGCCCTTGGATGCCCCGGCTGTCAACAAGGCCATCAAGTCACCTCCTGGCTTCTCGACCAAGGGCTTGGCCCATCCACCCAGCTCCCCACTCCTCAAGAAGGCACCACTGGCCCTGGCGGGCTCCCCTACCCCCAAGAATCCTGAGGACAAGAGCCCCCAGCTGTCCCTGAGCCCCCGGCCAGCCTCCCCAAAGGCACAGTGGCCCCAGTCTGAGGACGATGGGCCCCTGAACCTCA CTTTAGATAGTGACGGGGGCAGAGAGCTGGACTGCCAGCTGTGCGGTGCCTGGTTTGAGACCCGCAAGGGCCTGTCCAGCCACGCCCGTGCCCACCTGCGCCACCTGGGCGTCAGCGACCCGGACGCCAAGGGATCCCCCATAGACGTGCTCCACGGGCTCATCAGGAGGGACGGCGTCCAGATCCGCCTCCCACCCGGGCGCGGCACCCTGGCCCAGCTGGGGCGGCCTCCTCCTACCTCTGCGGCCCTCTCcttgctcccccccccaccgccggcCAAGAAGGCCAAGCTGAAGGCCGCGGGTACGGCCAGCCCCTGGGGGAAGCAGGACCTCTCGGCCGCCGGCATTTTCTGGGCCTCTGATGTGGAGCCGTCTCCTCTCAACCTCT CCTCTGGCCCAGAGCCAGCTCGAGACATCCGCTGTGAGTTCTGTGGTGAGTTCTTCGAGAACCGAAAGGGCCTATCAAGTCACGCACGCTCGCACCTGCGGCAGATGGGCGTGACAGAGTGGTATGTCAACGGCTCACCCATTGACACACTACGGGAGATCCTCAAGAGACGGACCCAGTCCCGGCCTGGCGGCCCCCCTAACCCTCCAGGGCCGAGCCCGAAAGCCCTGGCTAAGGTGGTGGGCAGCGGAGGTCCCGGTAGCTCGCTGGAAACCCGCAGCCCTGCAGACCTTCACCTCTCACCCCTGGCCAAGAAGTTGCCACCGCCAccaggcagccccctgggccACTCACCAACTGCCTCTCCTCCCACGGCCCGGAAGATGTTCCCAGGCCTGGCCGCACCCTCCCTGCCCAAGAAGCTGAAGCCTGAACAAATGAGGGTGGAGATCAAACGGGAGATGCTGCCAGGGGCCCTTCATGGGGATCCACACCCATCCGAGGGTCCCTGGGCAGCGCCACGGGAAGACATGGCCCCCCTGAACCTGT CGTCCCGGGCAGAGCCTGTTCGTGACATCCGCTGTGAGTTCTGCGGTGAGTTCTTCGAGAACCGCAAGGGCCTGTCAAGCCACGCGCGCTCCCACCTGCGGCAGATGGGCGTGACTGAGTGGTCTGTCAACGGTTCGCCCATCGACACGCTGCGGGAGATCCTCAAGAAGAAGTCCAAACCGTGCCTCATCAAGAAAGAGCCACCAGCCGGAGACCTGGCCCCTGCCTTGGCTGAGGATGGGCCTCCCACAGCTGCTCCTGGGCCTGTGCAGGCCTCTCTGCCACTGGCGCCAATGGCTGGCCGCCCAGGCAAACCAGGAGCTGGGCCGGCCCAGGTTCCTCGAGAGCTCAGCCTGGCGCCCATCACTGGTGCCAAGCCCACAGCCACTGGCTACCTGGGCTCAGTGGCAGCCAAGCGGCCCCTGCAGGAGGACCGCCTCCTCCCAGCAGAGGTCAAGGCCAAGACCTACATCCAGACCGAACTGCCCTTCAAGGCAAAGACCCTCCACGAGAAGACCTCCCACTCCT ccaCTGAGGCCTGCTGTGAGCTGTGTGGCCTTTACTTCGAAAACCGCAAGGCCCTGGCGAGCCACGCGCGGGCGCACCTGCGGCAATTTGGCGTGACCGAGTGGTGTGTGAACGGCTCACCCATTGAGACACTGAGCGAGTGGATAAAGCACCGGCCCCAGAAGGTGGGGGCCTACCGCAGCTACATCCAGGGCGGCCGCCCCTTCACCAAGAAATTCCGCAGCGCCGGCCACGGCCGTGACAGCGACAAGCGGCCGCCCCTAGGGCTGGCACCCGGGGGCCTGGCTGTGGTGGGCCGCAGTGCTGGGGGTGAGCCAGGGCCTGAGGCTGGCCGGGCAGCTGACAGTGGTGAGCGGCCTCTGGCAGCCAGCCCGCCAGGCACTGTGAAGGCCGAGGAGCACCAGCGGCAGAACATCAACA AATTTGAACGCCGACAAGCCCGGCCTCCAGATGCCTCTGCAGTCCGGGGGGGCGAAGAGGTCAATGATCTAcagcagaagctggaagaggtgCGGCAGCCCCCGCCCCGGGTCCGGCCGGTCCCCTCCCTGGTACCCCGGCCCCCCCAGACATCACtggtcaaatttgttggcaaCATCTACACCCTCAAGTGCAG GTTCTGTGAGGTGGAATTCCAGGGGCCCCTCTCTATCCAGGAGGAGTGGGTGCGGCACTTACAGCGGCACATCCTGGAGATGAATTTCTCCAAAGCGGACCCCCCGCCTGAGGAGCCCCGGGCCCCGCAGGCACAGACAGCGGCGGCAGAGGCGCCCTAA
- the WIZ gene encoding protein Wiz isoform X1, translating to MDGPLAGGLAAPDRPRGPERLPGPAPREDIEGGAEAAEGEGGIFRSTHYLPVTKEGPRDILDGRGGISDGQPHPGLSEALPRATSATHRISSCCWDGGSLDFQPGSPPPHLLGHFPGPPDGQGTWEHPLAQETREGIPSERRFEDSVIVRTVKPHIELEGSRRFLHHQGEAKLLEKAPQGHPRFDWLQDTDEQAPPQDGGLHLDLPPQPLPLTSFRTVLVPVEDATKTLDVTVVDTREPLADLEGLAQPSEWGLPRSASEVATQTWTVNAEASVERLQPLLPPIRTGPYLCELLEEVAKGVASPDEDEDEEPAVFPCIECSIYFKQKEHLLEHMSQHRRAPGQEPPADLAPLACGECGWAFADPGALEQHRQLHQASREKIIEEIQKLKQVPGDEGREARLQCPKCIFGTNSSKAFVQHAKLHVRELPGQPAREPFGGGSGAGSPGPDATTLTYRPYRASSGLRGCVFCGFPAPSESLLREHVRLAHAHPHWEEDAEAFEEDPASQPGTSQDAYARFPDAAEDYFGKAEPLLAPTWQENPAGYDPSLAFGPGCQQLGMRDFPLSKSLLHGSDQRPLGRPAFPSPLASAPYSLQPSRNKAMIHPQGLPGQLGSHRHPWSEEEEEDIPLASEMDFSPENGVFPPLATPGLIPQLALDLKRTFRKALRAAEASRAQQQQLRGMVPLVLVAKLGPQVLAAATRVPPRLQPEELGLGGAHPLDFLLLDAPLDGPLGLDALLDGDPEVALKHEERKCPYCPDRFHNGIGLANHVRGHLNRVGVSYNVRHFISAEEVKAIERRFSFQKKKKKVANFDPGTFSLMRCDFCGAGFDTRAGLSSHARAHLRDFGITNWELTVSPINILQELLATSAAERPPSPLGCEPGGSPSSFLTSRRPRLPLAVPFPPTWAEDPGPAYGDGLGSEENTMVAMDLGSPPLPKKSLPVPGPLEQVANRLSSKVAAEVPHGSKQELPDLKAQSLTTCEVCGACFETRKGLSSHARSHLRQLGVAESESSGAPIDLLYELVKQKGLPDTPLGLPPGLSKKSNSPKEVVAGAPRPGLLALAKPLDAPAVNKAIKSPPGFSTKGLAHPPSSPLLKKAPLALAGSPTPKNPEDKSPQLSLSPRPASPKAQWPQSEDDGPLNLTLDSDGGRELDCQLCGAWFETRKGLSSHARAHLRHLGVSDPDAKGSPIDVLHGLIRRDGVQIRLPPGRGTLAQLGRPPPTSAALSLLPPPPPAKKAKLKAAGTASPWGKQDLSAAGIFWASDVEPSPLNLSSGPEPARDIRCEFCGEFFENRKGLSSHARSHLRQMGVTEWYVNGSPIDTLREILKRRTQSRPGGPPNPPGPSPKALAKVVGSGGPGSSLETRSPADLHLSPLAKKLPPPPGSPLGHSPTASPPTARKMFPGLAAPSLPKKLKPEQMRVEIKREMLPGALHGDPHPSEGPWAAPREDMAPLNLSSRAEPVRDIRCEFCGEFFENRKGLSSHARSHLRQMGVTEWSVNGSPIDTLREILKKKSKPCLIKKEPPAGDLAPALAEDGPPTAAPGPVQASLPLAPMAGRPGKPGAGPAQVPRELSLAPITGAKPTATGYLGSVAAKRPLQEDRLLPAEVKAKTYIQTELPFKAKTLHEKTSHSSTEACCELCGLYFENRKALASHARAHLRQFGVTEWCVNGSPIETLSEWIKHRPQKVGAYRSYIQGGRPFTKKFRSAGHGRDSDKRPPLGLAPGGLAVVGRSAGGEPGPEAGRAADSGERPLAASPPGTVKAEEHQRQNINKFERRQARPPDASAVRGGEEVNDLQQKLEEVRQPPPRVRPVPSLVPRPPQTSLVKFVGNIYTLKCRFCEVEFQGPLSIQEEWVRHLQRHILEMNFSKADPPPEEPRAPQAQTAAAEAP from the exons ATGGATGGGCCCCTGGCAGGCGGCCTGGCCGCGCCAGATCGTCCTCGTGGCCCTGAGAGACTGCCTGGCCCAGCACCGAGGGAAGACATTGAAGGTGGGGCCGAGGCTGCCGAAGGGGAAGGTGGCATCTTCCGGTCTACCCATTACCTGCCTGTCACCAAGGAGGGACCCCGAGACATTCTGGATGGCAGAGGTGGCATTTCTG ACGGGCAGCCCCATCCCGGCCTCAGCGAAGCCCTCCCCCGTGCCACCTCCGCCACCCATCGGATCAGCAGCTG TTGCTGGGATGGAGGCAGCCTGGACTTCCAGCCgggctccccaccaccccacctcctGGGCCACTTCCCTGGCCCCCCTGATGGCCAGGGGACCTGGGAGCACCCCCTGGCCCAGGAAACCAGGGAGGGCATCCCATCTGAGCGGAGGTTCGAGGACTCGGTCATTGTGAGAACTgtgaagccccacattgagcttgAGGGATCTAGAAGGTTCTTGCACCATCAGGGGGAAGCGAAGCTCTTGGAGAAGGCCCCCCAGGGCCACCCCAGGTTCGACTGGCTCCAAGACACTGATGAGCAGGCCCCACCCCAGGATGGGGGGCTGCACCTGGACCTGccgccccagcccctgcccctcacctccttcagaaCAGTGCTCGTGCCGGTAGAAGATGCCACTAAGACGTTGGATGTGACGGTGGTGGACACGAGAGAGCCCCTGGCAGACCTCGAAGGGCTGGCTCAGCCATCTGAGTGGGGCCTGCCCAGGTCGGCCTCAGAGGTGGCCACACAGACCTGGACAGTGAATGCAGAGGCATCCGTGGAGCGGCTGCAGCCGTTGCTGCCCCCAATCCGGACGGGGCCCTACCTGTGTGAGCTGCTGGAGGAGGTGGCCAAAGGGGTGGCCAGCCCAGATGAGGACGAGGATGAGGAGCCGGCCGTGTTCCCGTGTATCGAGTGCAGCATCTACTTTAAGCAGAAGGAGCACCTCCTGGAGCACATGAGCCAGCATCGCCGAGCCCCGGGCCAGGAACCCCCTGCCGACTTGGCCCCACTGGCCTGTGGAGAGTGCGGCTGGGCCTTTGCCGACCCCGGGGCCCTAGAGCAGCACCGGCAGCTGCACCAGGCCTCCCGGGAGAAGATCATCGAAGAGATCCAGAAACTGAAGCAGGTCCCAGGTGATGAAGGCCGGGAGGCCCGGCTGCAGTGCCCCAAGTGCATCTTTGGCACCAATTCCTCCAAGGCCTTTGTGCAACATGCCAAACTGCACGTGCGCGAGCTTCCAGGCCAGCCTGCCAGGGAGCCCTTCGGGGGTGGCAGTGGGGCTGGCAGCCCAGGCCCTGATGCCACCACCCTCACCTACCGACCCTACCGAGCCTCCTCGGGGCTCAGGGGCTGCGTGTTCTGCGGCTTCCCCGCGCCCAGCGAGAGCCTGCTCAGGGAGCACGTGAGGCTTGCGCATGCCCACCCCCACTGGGAGGAGGATGCAGAGGCTTTCGAGGAGGAccctgccagccagccaggcaccagcCAGGATGCATATGCCCGCTTCCCTGATGCTGCTGAGGACTACTTTGGCAAAGCTGAACCGCTCTTGGCCCCCACATGGCAGGAGAACCCTGCTGGATATGACCCCAGCCTGGCCTTTGGCCCAGGCTGCCAGCAGCTGGGCATGAGGGATTTCCCACTGTCAAAGTCACTTCTGCACGGCTCAGACCAGAGGCCCCTGGGAAGGCCAGCCTTTCCCTCACCTCTAGCATCTGCCCCCTACTCCTTACAGCCCAGTAGAAACAAGGCCATGATCCACCCCCAGGGGCTCCCAGGCCAGCTGGGGAGCCACAGACACCCTTGGAgcgaagaggaggaagaagacataCCGCTGGCCTCAGAAATGGACTTTTCCCCCGAAAATGGGGTTTTTCCACCCCTAGCTACACCCGGCCTCATCCCACAGCTGGCCCTGGACCTGAAGCGGACTTTCCGGAAAGCTCTGAGGGCAGCTGAAGCCTCACGggcacagcagcagcagctccgAGGGATGGTGCCGCTTGTGCTAGTGGCAAAGCTAGGGCCACAGGTCTTGGCTGCAGCAACGAGGGTGCCCCCAAGGCTGCAGCctgaggagctggggctggggggcgccCACCCCCTGGACTTCTTACTCCTCGACGCGCCACTGGACGGCCCGCTGGGGCTGGATGCGCTTCTGGACGGGGACCCGGAGGTGGCACTGAAGCACGAGGAGCGCAAGTGCCCCTACTGCCCCGATCGCTTCCACAACGGCATCGGCTTGGCCAACCATGTCCGGGGCCACCTGAACCGTGTGGGCGTCAGCTACAATGTGCGGCACTTCATCTCTGCTGAGGAGGTGAAGGCCATTGAGCGCAGGTTCtccttccagaagaagaagaaaaaag tGGCTAACTTTGACCCAGGCACCTTCAGCCTGATGCGTTGTGACTTCTGTGGGGCTGGCTTCGACACGCGGGCCGGCCTCTCCAGCCACGCCCGAGCCCACCTGCGAGACTTCGGCATCACTAACTGGGAGCTCACCGTGTCACCCATCAATATCTTGCAAGAGCTGCTGGCCACCTCTGCTGCTGAgcggccccccagccccctgggcTGCGAACCTGGGGGGTCGCCTAGCAGCTTCCTGACCTCGCGTCGGCCACGCTTACCTCTCGCAGTGCCCTTTCCACCCACCTGGGCTGAGGACCCTGGGCCAGCCTACGGAGATG GCCTGGGTTCTGAGGAAAACACAATGGTGGCCATGGACTTGGGCTCCCCCCCGCTCCCCAAGAAGAGCCTGCCTGTCCCTGGACCCTTGGAGCAGGTGGCCAATCGGCTGAGTAGCAAAGTGGCTGCAGAGGTTCCTCATGGCAGCAAGCAGGAGTTGCCAGATCTCAAGG cccagagcctgactaCCTGCGAGGTCTGCGGTGCCTGCTTTGAGACACGAAAGGGCCTGTCCAGCCACGCGCGCTCCCACCTGCGGCAGCTGGGGGTCGCCGAGTCGGAGAGCAGCGGAGCCCCCATTGACCTCCTCTACGAGCTTGTGAAGCAGAAGGGCCTGCCTGACACACCCCTCGGGCTGCCCCCAGGCCTGTCTAAGAAGTCCAACTCACCTAAGGAGGTGGTCGCTGGGGCCCCTCGGCCTGGCCTGCTTGCCTTGGCCAAGCCCTTGGATGCCCCGGCTGTCAACAAGGCCATCAAGTCACCTCCTGGCTTCTCGACCAAGGGCTTGGCCCATCCACCCAGCTCCCCACTCCTCAAGAAGGCACCACTGGCCCTGGCGGGCTCCCCTACCCCCAAGAATCCTGAGGACAAGAGCCCCCAGCTGTCCCTGAGCCCCCGGCCAGCCTCCCCAAAGGCACAGTGGCCCCAGTCTGAGGACGATGGGCCCCTGAACCTCA CTTTAGATAGTGACGGGGGCAGAGAGCTGGACTGCCAGCTGTGCGGTGCCTGGTTTGAGACCCGCAAGGGCCTGTCCAGCCACGCCCGTGCCCACCTGCGCCACCTGGGCGTCAGCGACCCGGACGCCAAGGGATCCCCCATAGACGTGCTCCACGGGCTCATCAGGAGGGACGGCGTCCAGATCCGCCTCCCACCCGGGCGCGGCACCCTGGCCCAGCTGGGGCGGCCTCCTCCTACCTCTGCGGCCCTCTCcttgctcccccccccaccgccggcCAAGAAGGCCAAGCTGAAGGCCGCGGGTACGGCCAGCCCCTGGGGGAAGCAGGACCTCTCGGCCGCCGGCATTTTCTGGGCCTCTGATGTGGAGCCGTCTCCTCTCAACCTCT CCTCTGGCCCAGAGCCAGCTCGAGACATCCGCTGTGAGTTCTGTGGTGAGTTCTTCGAGAACCGAAAGGGCCTATCAAGTCACGCACGCTCGCACCTGCGGCAGATGGGCGTGACAGAGTGGTATGTCAACGGCTCACCCATTGACACACTACGGGAGATCCTCAAGAGACGGACCCAGTCCCGGCCTGGCGGCCCCCCTAACCCTCCAGGGCCGAGCCCGAAAGCCCTGGCTAAGGTGGTGGGCAGCGGAGGTCCCGGTAGCTCGCTGGAAACCCGCAGCCCTGCAGACCTTCACCTCTCACCCCTGGCCAAGAAGTTGCCACCGCCAccaggcagccccctgggccACTCACCAACTGCCTCTCCTCCCACGGCCCGGAAGATGTTCCCAGGCCTGGCCGCACCCTCCCTGCCCAAGAAGCTGAAGCCTGAACAAATGAGGGTGGAGATCAAACGGGAGATGCTGCCAGGGGCCCTTCATGGGGATCCACACCCATCCGAGGGTCCCTGGGCAGCGCCACGGGAAGACATGGCCCCCCTGAACCTGT CGTCCCGGGCAGAGCCTGTTCGTGACATCCGCTGTGAGTTCTGCGGTGAGTTCTTCGAGAACCGCAAGGGCCTGTCAAGCCACGCGCGCTCCCACCTGCGGCAGATGGGCGTGACTGAGTGGTCTGTCAACGGTTCGCCCATCGACACGCTGCGGGAGATCCTCAAGAAGAAGTCCAAACCGTGCCTCATCAAGAAAGAGCCACCAGCCGGAGACCTGGCCCCTGCCTTGGCTGAGGATGGGCCTCCCACAGCTGCTCCTGGGCCTGTGCAGGCCTCTCTGCCACTGGCGCCAATGGCTGGCCGCCCAGGCAAACCAGGAGCTGGGCCGGCCCAGGTTCCTCGAGAGCTCAGCCTGGCGCCCATCACTGGTGCCAAGCCCACAGCCACTGGCTACCTGGGCTCAGTGGCAGCCAAGCGGCCCCTGCAGGAGGACCGCCTCCTCCCAGCAGAGGTCAAGGCCAAGACCTACATCCAGACCGAACTGCCCTTCAAGGCAAAGACCCTCCACGAGAAGACCTCCCACTCCT ccaCTGAGGCCTGCTGTGAGCTGTGTGGCCTTTACTTCGAAAACCGCAAGGCCCTGGCGAGCCACGCGCGGGCGCACCTGCGGCAATTTGGCGTGACCGAGTGGTGTGTGAACGGCTCACCCATTGAGACACTGAGCGAGTGGATAAAGCACCGGCCCCAGAAGGTGGGGGCCTACCGCAGCTACATCCAGGGCGGCCGCCCCTTCACCAAGAAATTCCGCAGCGCCGGCCACGGCCGTGACAGCGACAAGCGGCCGCCCCTAGGGCTGGCACCCGGGGGCCTGGCTGTGGTGGGCCGCAGTGCTGGGGGTGAGCCAGGGCCTGAGGCTGGCCGGGCAGCTGACAGTGGTGAGCGGCCTCTGGCAGCCAGCCCGCCAGGCACTGTGAAGGCCGAGGAGCACCAGCGGCAGAACATCAACA AATTTGAACGCCGACAAGCCCGGCCTCCAGATGCCTCTGCAGTCCGGGGGGGCGAAGAGGTCAATGATCTAcagcagaagctggaagaggtgCGGCAGCCCCCGCCCCGGGTCCGGCCGGTCCCCTCCCTGGTACCCCGGCCCCCCCAGACATCACtggtcaaatttgttggcaaCATCTACACCCTCAAGTGCAG GTTCTGTGAGGTGGAATTCCAGGGGCCCCTCTCTATCCAGGAGGAGTGGGTGCGGCACTTACAGCGGCACATCCTGGAGATGAATTTCTCCAAAGCGGACCCCCCGCCTGAGGAGCCCCGGGCCCCGCAGGCACAGACAGCGGCGGCAGAGGCGCCCTAA